From candidate division WOR-3 bacterium, one genomic window encodes:
- a CDS encoding SPFH/Band 7/PHB domain protein, which produces MMPVLVIIVLIFLFIWALLGLKIVRPYQRGAVERLGKYQRMVQPGLNFIIPFLERLIKVDMREQVVDVPPQEVITKDNATVTVDAIVYYEVTDPVKVLYNVANFRLATIKLAQTNLRNVIGDLTLDESLTSRERINAKLRDVLDEATDKWGAKVTRVELQRIEPPSDVTEAMHRQMKAERDRRAVVLEAEGIRQAAILKAEGEKQARILEAEGQAGAIERVANAEKYKLLTVAEGEAQAIERVYAAIHKGNPTKDLIAIKYLEALAKMAEGKATKMFIPYEASAIMSAVAMIAEALKDKTEAEKK; this is translated from the coding sequence ATGATGCCGGTACTGGTAATCATCGTTTTGATTTTTTTGTTTATCTGGGCGCTTTTAGGTTTGAAGATTGTGCGGCCTTATCAGCGGGGTGCGGTGGAAAGGCTGGGAAAGTATCAACGGATGGTCCAGCCCGGTTTGAATTTTATCATCCCGTTTCTGGAGCGGTTGATAAAGGTTGATATGCGCGAGCAGGTGGTTGATGTGCCACCGCAGGAGGTTATCACCAAGGACAATGCCACGGTGACGGTTGATGCGATTGTTTATTACGAGGTGACAGACCCGGTGAAAGTGCTTTACAATGTCGCCAATTTCCGGCTGGCAACGATTAAACTGGCGCAGACCAATTTGCGCAATGTGATTGGTGATTTGACGCTGGATGAGTCTTTGACCTCCCGGGAAAGAATCAATGCGAAGTTGCGTGATGTGCTGGATGAGGCGACCGATAAATGGGGTGCCAAGGTGACCCGGGTGGAGTTGCAGCGCATTGAGCCGCCGAGCGATGTAACCGAGGCGATGCACCGCCAGATGAAGGCGGAACGCGACCGGCGGGCGGTTGTTCTGGAGGCAGAAGGTATCAGGCAGGCGGCGATTCTTAAGGCAGAGGGTGAAAAACAGGCAAGGATTCTGGAGGCAGAAGGTCAGGCGGGTGCGATTGAGCGGGTTGCCAATGCCGAGAAGTATAAGTTGCTGACCGTGGCCGAGGGTGAGGCGCAGGCGATTGAGCGGGTTTATGCGGCGATTCACAAGGGAAACCCAACAAAAGATTTAATCGCAATTAAGTATTTAGAGGCGCTGGCGAAGATGGCTGAGGGTAAGGCGACGAAGATGTTTATTCCTTACGAGGCGTCCGCGATTATGAGTGCGGTTGCAATGATCGCCGAGGCTTTAAAGGATAAGACCGAGGCGGAGAAGAAGTAG